Below is a genomic region from Eupeodes corollae chromosome 1, idEupCoro1.1, whole genome shotgun sequence.
gaggtctgaagatttcaagggaggtctggagatttcaaggtaggtctggagatttcaagggagggctataaaaatcaagggaggtctataaaaatcaagggaggtctggagatttcaagggaggtctggaaatatcaagggaggtctggagatttcaagggaggtctgaagatttcaagggaggtctggaaatatcaagggaggtctgaaatTATCAAGGTAGGCCTgtagatttcaagggaggtctgaaattaacaagggaggtctggaaatatcaaggaaggtctggagatttcaagggaggtctgaaatTATCAAGGGATGTCTgtagatttcaagggaggtctggaaatatcaagggaggtctggaaatttcaagggaggtctggaaatatcaagggaggtctggaaataacATGgtaggtctggagatttcaaaggaggtctggaaatatcaagggaggtctgacaATATAAAGTGAGGTCTATAAAAATCAAGGGGAggctagagatttcaagggaggtctggagatttcaagggaggtctggaaatatcaagggaggtctgacaATATAAAGGGAGGTCTAtgaaaatcaagggaggtctggagatttcaagggagttctggaaatatcaagggaggtctgaaatTATCAAatgaggtctggaaatatcaagggaggtctgacaATATAAAGGGAGGTTTATAAAAATCAAGGGAGTTCTGAAattatcaagggaggtctggagatttcaagggaggtcagGGAATATCAAGAGAGTTcaggaaatatcaagggaggtctggaaatatcaagggaggtctgaaattatcaagggaggtctggtgatttcaagggaggtgtggagatttcaagggaggtctgtaTATTTCAAGGAAGGTCtaaaaatatcaagggaggtctggaaatattaTGGGAGGTATGGAGATTTCAAgagaggtctggaaatatcaagggaggtctgacaATATAAAGGGAGGTTTAttaaaatcaagggaggtctggaaatgtcaagggaggtctggaaatttcAAAGGAGGTCTGAAATTAACAAGAGAGATCTGGAAATATCAAGCTAGGTcgggagatttcaagggaggtctgaaatTAACAAgagaggtctggaaatatcaagggaggtctgtagatttcaagggaggtctggaaatatcaagggaggtctgtagatttcaagggaggtctggaaatatcaagggaggtctggagattttaagggaggtctgaaattatcaagggaggtctggaaatttcaagggaggtctgaaatttcaagggaggtctgaaaatatcaagggaggtctggaaatatcaagggaggtctggagatttcaagacAGGTCTGGATATTTCAAGGGAGGACATATCAAGggaaatctttgaaaaataaatgaactaTAGAAATATGATGGaacttatccctctaccttcccagaaTCACCTaatcccacataaacaaggcatacctaCGTTTCAGgggatttcaagggaggtctggaaaaatcaaagtAGGTccggagatttcaagggaggtcttgaaatatcaaaagaGGTCTGGAGATTCCAatggaggtctggagatttcaagggaggtctggaaatatcatgGGAGATCTAGacatatcaagggaggtcttgacaTATCAAGaaaggtctggagatttcaagcaggcctggaaaaatcaagggaggcctggaaatatcaaggtaggtttagaaaaatcaagggaggtctgaaaaTACCAAGGGAGATTTGAAGATtttaagggaggtctagaaaaattaagggatgtctggaaatatcaaggaaaTATTGACCAATTCGGAGCCTGTAAGGAGCAGTTATGCGGCATAGTGGCATCCTGGccaaatatagaaaatatagtttcgaagcaccaacagtTCTCGGATACTAATGGATTTGCTGTTAAAAAACCACACAACCGATTTAAGAGcaatgaacttcggatatgctCCTCGAATTTTAGGTCctttaatagaccacgtgcatCCGAAAATTAAGCGGAGGCCATAAACTGCTGAAAAACCGATACAACAGCAATCCAGGAAATCTAATTGGATGAGCCGGACAAAAGAAGGATGAATAAGCGCTATTTACTATTTTACAACAACGCTTATTTGAAAGTGGCTAAGTCATTGCAGCCATACTTAGGCAACAGGTCTTGAGCGCTCATTACTAGTCGTATCaaagctaaattcgccaacattaGCTTAATATGTTCAGTTCACACGCCCCGAAGAGCAGAAGGATAACAACACCAAAGTTGTCGATCTCTTAGAAAAGCAAATGAGCAGTGCAGTGCCttgggagattttaatgccaatttaaaaaaggaagacatctttgattGATCAATATCAATggaggtctagaaatatcaagggagatctgaaaaaaaacaaaggaggtctagagatttcaagagaggtctggaaatatcaagggaggtctggagatttcaaaataggtctggagatttcaagagaGGAAATATCAAGGGAAATCTTTGAAattatcaagggaggtctgaagatttcaagggaggtctggagatttcaaaggAGGTCTGTAGATTTCAAAGGAGTTCTGAAATTAACAAgagaggtctggaaatatcaagggatgTCTGGAGATTTTAAAataggtctggagatttcaagagaGGAAATATCAAGGGAAATCTTTGAAattatcaagggaggtctggggatttcaagggaggtctggaaatatcaagggaggtcggGAAATTTCAAGGTAGATccggaaatatcaagggaggtctggataATTCAAAGGagatctggagatttcaagggaggtctgggaatttcaagggaggtctggagatttcaaagtaggcctggagatttcaagggaggtctggagattttaaaggaggtctggaaatatcaagaaaGGTCTAgcaaaatcaagggaggtctggaaatatcaagggaagtctagaatatcaagggaggtctagaaatatcaaaGGGAGATCtgaaaatatcaagggaggtctggagatttcaaaagaggtctggaaatatcaagggaggtctggagatttcaagacAGGTCTGGATATTTCAAGGGAGGACATATCAAGggaaatctttgaaaaataaaagaactataGAAATATTATGGaacttatccctctaccttcccagaaTCACCTAATCCCACATCAACAAGGCATACCTACGTTTCAAgggatttcaagggaggtctggaaaaatcaaaggAGGTccggagatttcaagggaggtcttgaaatatcaaaagaGGTCTGGAGATTCCAatggaggtctggagatttcaagggaggtctggaaatatcatggacagagaagtttgttgggagAGGCCCTATTTCACAGCGAactgtagagccaccttaagttagaAGTAACAGATCATTGTTTTCAATGTACACATTTGTTCGTGGCTGCTCTTACTAGTCGGTCAACACCCGAAGGAAGGtatttcgagatttttgctCTGATGCAAATATATATGCGATCAGTGTATAACCGCTAATAGGCACATCAGACCTTGTATCATATTTGGATGTTTCTCACGCAAAAAAACTGTCTAGCTTTGTCTAAAGCAGTtaaccatactgccacaccgtacagtAAAATTGGTCTGATTACCAATGCGTAATCTGGTTGGGTTGTAAGCCTCTTTTATTACCAATTGCTTTTTTGCAGGAGAAGAGAGCTAAAGTACCGTTTTTGACTCTTATTGCGTTTCCATTTTAGTTGTTTGCCTCGCTTGTGAACAATAATTGGATAACTTTAATAAAGGAAGGGTTCaaatatagaattttgtatttccccGACAACCTTGCGGTGTCGCTTTGCTGACGAATCTTCGAGCAGAAAGGTCGCCCAGTTTTTAGATAATTATTATGCTAGACCAACGCTCTAttcagagatgttagtgcagaagTCTCTAAGTTGTTGAAAGCACCTCAGGTATTAAGGAAAGCAACCGTAGTATACTCTCTATGACGAAGGGTTCGTATTAAGGTGTGTAACGCCGTTTCAACCGATTTGGCATATTGAGACATAGAAAGAAGGTTTGTATGAATAcctgcccttaaatggatatcaatcaatctttcttgTGAAGGAATCATGATAGACTTATAAATCGTACATCTTTAGGGTTGACTTTTGAGTATTTTCTTGCTTTGGGTATGAAAACAACTTTCACTTCGACGAAGGAATATGGACTAGATTATGGCATCTTGTCCTTCAAATTTAAATGGTTCGAAGCTGCTGAGAGGCAATTATAGCTTGTCCCTTGTAATAAGACCTTGTGGAtatattaaatttgtgtttgaacGTATTTCACTGTTACAAGGTGCAGATTATAAGCTCGTTAGATAGGGCCAATTTGTTTGCAGCACAATTTGGTGTAAACTCGACGCTAAGAGCGTAACCGATTTTATAGGACAAGTCTTTTTTCGCACTtatgcagttgcaagagtattGAAAGACCTCGATATACACAAATCCACTGCAACCGGTTAGTACTCTTTTCTTTAGGTTTAGAGATGTTTCCTTCAATGCTTTTCCATCTGTTTTAATCTACATGCATCTTTCCGAGTATTGGAATAActgatacatttttaacttaagaaatatctcgaagaacaaacacttcttaatgaccgacagtatggctttcgtaacTATAGATATATAGGTTTTTCTCAGTGGACAGTGGACCAAATCTTACTCTAGTGAATTCAACCCTAATACCTGTACTTACAGAACTGGTCATCAGTATACTCTTGAGTTTCGGTCGTActataaagtacagagattgtatttttagttgcactacacgaatgtctAGATCAGACGCAGTATTTCTCACTCAttgcaatgtgcagacattcaaaaccaatgtgtatcAATATCTCCTTTCTAAACCCATCCCCCTATTTAAATTGCTACATCACAATGATCGTGGACCGATCATTTTCTAAACGTTTGTTCCATCTCTCaacaatctaaacaaaaatccaatcCAATGCAAAATACTCATTCTCCTCCATGTGGGTGGATTTTTCACCTCTACCGGAACCATAATTATTCTCTGGGATGTGATTGACAAACTTGAATTGCTTAGAACATGCACTGACGGAGTTCCCAGTTAGATTGTTACGATTTCATGACCTGCTAGACCATCGCCTAAGGCAGTTTGTAACATTTTctgttatattaaaaaaagaatcttacgaaacaaattttatttatttattttaagatcaaaagtttttttttgtctaatcCTAACTTAAATTCCTAAGTTCAAAAcaatgagtttttaatttttgttataattacaataataaatataatttacagCTTAAACCTAATTggttatacaaaacaaattattaataataacctACCTAAATTTAAGCATGGTTCAGTCGCAATGATTTTCTTTTAGGCAGTAACACCACCGGCGTCGACGTTGGTGTTAacgttggtgttgttgttggcgTTGACGTTAACGTTGGCGTTGACGTTGGAGTTGTCGCTGGCGAAGAAGACCTTAAATTTGTTGACTGCAGGGTACATAAGCGCTTAGGTCTTGCTACAAGTTTAGGTTCTTTTCCTCGCTTAAGCCTGAtacagaatttttttatttttacgccACATACCATTGATGACTGTTTCTTAAGATCatcaatttcattaattttttctgtttctgtttctgtttctgtttctgtttccgtttctgtttctttttctttcccacgctctttttctttcttattctcgtcatctttttcttgtttcttttttgtctctTCTTCTCCTGAGGCATTTGCTACCTTAGCTACCGTTTTTGCTTCGGCCCCTGTATTACTTTGGCcttccgtttttatttttttattctcattCTGCTTGTTGTCAACTTTTGTACCTTCTGTTTGCTGTTTTCTTTTCCCATAAGAAATCGGAAATGctggatttataaatttatcaaaattatttccatcCATTGAATTGTTATCGATAATCGAATTCTGTTGTATCATTATGCTGTTGATCATCAATGAGACATCTACTCCGAAGGTTACATTTTCCAGTTCAAATGAATCGGGATAGAACATACCAGGAGTTCTTTCGCTTGGCTCAACAATAGACACATCACCTGCGTCGTTGTCTGGaacttcttgttttattttaacatttgtcaaATTTGCTGAAATCTGAAGTGGATCTTCGGCTGGTGTAGGGGTTTTCCTTTCTTCGACCCATGGTGGAGCTAAAGGAGTTCTTTGCATTGGTTCTAGGGCTGGTTCAATGGGTCGTTGTTGTTGGATGGTGGGCATGGTAGACGAAAGCTGTGAGAATGATTTTGATGGTGGTGGTAGAGGTGTTTTCGTTGGTGTGTTAGCGACATGAAATTCATCAACATTGCCCCAATACTTCCGAGCTTTCTTTATTccctgttgttgttgttgctcttGCTGCAGTTGTTGATTCTGCTGTGGTGGTTTTTGCTGCTGCTGGACTTGTTGTTGCGGCTGCCGAAGCTGTTGCTGGAGCTGCCCCTGTTGCAGTTTCTGCTTCTGCAGTTGTTGGTCCAGTTGACGTTGTAGTTTCTGCTGCTGCATCTGCAACTGCAATAGTTGTTGTTGGTGACTCAGTTCTTTGTTTTGCAACGGTTGCGATTGCATAAATTGTTCTTCTTGCTCTGAATTCACGAGCACACTTGTATCAGGAGTCGATTGATTATATTGTACGTTTTCGGGTCCCTGTACACTTTTGATAGCCTTTGGCGCAGGTGGTTTTCTTGGCAGCAAAACTGATTTTCCGTCCGTCATGGTctgtgattttttcaaaaccttattaCTTGTCGTCAATTCAGATTTCTGTAAAGTTTCCACTTTTCGGATGTATGTTGGAATGCGATTAGATTTTCCTGGCGATATTTCCGTTGGATTATTTAAATCCACCGGAATAAATGCTCCTGATATGTGCGGATGAGGCTTAACAGCCACCATTGCTCCATTCAGACGAATTATTTTCATACCCGCTGCGTTGGTAATGGGTTCCATTTCATTTATCAGTGGTGGCAGGCCTGGTATATTTTCTATTGATGTCGTCGGTGTCATTGTTGGTTGTGTTGGTGGTAGTTGTTGTAATTGTGACTGAAGTGGTGGATCTGGAAGATCTTGAATTACACCTCTTGGCTCCTTAATAATACATTCTTCAGGGTCTAATACTTCAGATTTTATAATTGGGGCACTACTTGGATTAAAGTTCATCAACTGTTTTTCAGCTTCTGCTTCTGAAGTATTATTCTCAACCGGTATGTTCTTCTTCGGTATACAAAAAACTGGTGGTGCATCTTCTATGGTCTCATAATCAGATACTGTGAAAATAGCTGGTTTCGTTGCTGAGGAAGCCTTTGGGGTAATTATAATAGATGTTGAAGGTGGAAGTGTAAGTGGAGGTGTAGGTGAAGGTTTAGATTGGAGGTCTATTGGTTTTGTTAATGTTGTGCAATTTGGTTCAGCTTGTGCAATGCCGGTAGCTGGAGCGGCAGGCCGTTTTGTTAGTGTAAATCCTCTATGCAAGGTAATTGGATTATTTGGTGGAAGTGTTACGCTATTACCATTCGCTCGATTTACAATACTTATTGTCTGTTTAGTGTTGATTGGCGACGGTGTTGGTATCGTTGTAGGTggtggtgttgctgctgctgttgtagATGGTGATGCAGCTGCTCCTGTTGCTGGTACATCTATAATTTTTCTAGTAACTGTAAGTGTTTCATTCGAAAAGACTCCATGCATTTTTGCTTGTTGTAAGGCTGGTGTTGGAATAATTTTAACATTGGATTTACTagaagtttttggtttttgggcACTACTAGGTTGTAGTGAAAAAATTTCCTTTATTGCTAGTGGTGGATTTATCGGAAGGGCTCTATTTTTAACCTCCGTAGTAGCCATAGTTCCAATTGGAGTTCCATCggcttttacaattttttgtatagaaactCTTTTTAACTGACCCGTGGCGTTCGATGGTGTCGCTGGTACAGCTGTGGTTACTTTATAACTTGGAAATTGGTTTACTTGCTGAACTTGTGATATtttataaggaatattttttgtggtTGTGGTTGTAGATTCTGATGCTCCTGCTGGCACAGATGGATCTTTTTGTAAGCTTATATCAGGTATCATTGAATCTTGTTTGtcatttgaattttcatttacATTCAAGCAAacaacttttccatcttttgaATCTTTTAATAACGTTAAATGAACCGAGTTTCCAATAAAATACGTTGaatgaatgttttttaatttaatttgtattcgacaaaatttcgtataaaaattattcaattgctgaatttgtattttgcaaCATTTACAAATATAACCTGGCAAACCATCGGTTTCTGAAATCTAGAAATACATAAAGTGGAAATATaattgattacatttttttaagtagcATTAATATACAGTTGCGGTCAAAATAATAACAGTGTGACTTTTCCATAGAtaaattttagtgaaaactaAGCTATGAACAATGAATTGTATCTTCCAACTACGTTTTTGATTCTAGAACATTATGGTTTCTTGTTGCAGTACAAGCATTTTCTACTACCTAACGGTTTCCTTCTCCAAACGTTAGTTAAATTCACTCAAGTTCACTTCTTTGTAGTCTTGTTCAATATTGTGTGTATGATTTTTTGATCCTGTTAAAGGTCTATATTTTTCCCATTGATAAGTTTATGTTTTAAGCTTGGTTGTTCTAAAATTGTCTACATAAGTACTTAACGGATCTGCATGATTTATTTGTAATATATGTAAATCGGCAAAGAAACATGCATTAGTATTTACCCGTTAACGCAAGTGAtacttaaccaatttcaattttaaggttAGGGTTTAAAAGTCTGGCATTTTTAACGATTGTAGGACATTACTGTTATGAATTTATAGATACCAAATTCATGTAATCATTTTCAGcacttttattaattaactAATTACTTAATGTGAgaacccgtagcgtgatggttagtgcgtagaacTTACAtggcagaggtcttgggttcaagccttacctgtgccatcttaagtttattttacgtgtactgactcttgcgaggaattgacaaatccacaaagagtaattctcgttttgaagcaccaacaagccacGGATACTTACGACGAACCAAGGCAACGAAATTAGGACAATGAAATTCGGATTTCTACGTATAAACtaggaatgttaggtcccttcaTGGACCACTTGTAGCCGAAATGTTATCCGAAGCCTTAAACTGCTGCAAATCAGGTATAACCACTATCCAAGAAGTGCAATGGGATGTATACCGGTATTACTGTCACAGAGAAGAGTTGAATAAAGCATTCGACATTCTCGAAGTgcggtgaaaaaaaaaatatctgtacttaacagtaagtacaaaattgggctcaagggaaagctgatgagcatttctgAAAGTATTTGTATTACGGTTGTATTGTTTAAGGGGCAGAATGGACATTTAACTAGATTGAGATTTGTTCCagtgttcggtgagataaaccagtGAACCTTTCCCCTAagattgccggtcattaagaagctttcgttcttcaatatATTTCGTGACCTGTTTTCCATTCACTCGAAAAGAGACCTGAGTAAGATTTGTcccactgttcggtgaaataAGCCAGTGAACCATCGGATATGTGTATATCGACGTCTTTCGGAGCTCTTGCAAGTGTGCGGGTGCAAACGAAAATTGGTCTAATAAAATCGTCTACGCTCTCAAGTACAGGACgactcatgacactctctaGTGGCGTCAAAttacagcaaactgtgctgcaacaTAATCGGTCTTACCTATAGAGTTAATAAAAGGAGTCATTGTAAACGAGCGTCGGAttcgaggatgacgtggtgttacGTGCGTTTTTACAAATGGGCTAAAATGTGTACTACCTTTGggatattttagtattttttgccgtaatttctggtcatgcaaacaTTTTGATCACCGAATATGCCTGTTGCAGGtatttctagcttgtttgaacttattccggttttcctcagtggggttTGCTTTATAACAACTGAAATCTACATCTCTGATCTTAATAACCTCaatacagctcgaatcaaaccatgagtttccTTTGGTAGATTTTTCGcaattcgggataaaatttcacattcctcaaaaaattaagtttgtaatcatatctaCGCTGAAATCTTTGGCACTATTGAAggagcatagtgaccagttgaaTTTCTAGAAGAAGTTCTTAATAGTTCccacttattattaaaaactacaTAATGTGCATAACGATCCAAATTGCTCAAACTGATCTTATTCTGGCAAATAAATTCTCTTTCAGAGCTGGAGTCGCCTGAACGTACACACATTTTCGAATAGGTCTTTAAGTTTGTCAAGAAAACCAAGTTCAAATCGGAATAAAGTACAACTAATAAATTCTACTTTAGTGGAACTCATTTTCGATAATGGATTAAAATGCTCGATGGGTTTTCCATGGTTGTAAGTTCAGATAAATTAAATAGTATACAAACTTCAACAACACACAATTGACAAGTAGGAAGCATGAGtcttttcaagaaaatatctTGCACTGCCAGATTAAAGGTAGAATGTTTAACATGCATAACAAAAAACCATACGATATAACACAAAACTTACTGCGATATTTGTGATATTGATCAAAGCtcttcttaaattattattactacTTCCGAATAATAACTCTAAATTTGGTTGTTCGGATTCACAAATGCGACAAGCCTTCCATTCTACTGTAGCTTTTTCTATAAAACaagtgttaaaaaattattaaatacggccttcataattatatttttgaaattacttaCTGTTCAATTCCAACGAACAACTAAAACATACAGTTATCGCATCAACAGATGCTGTTATTTTAGGAAGTAAACTTTTAGCTTTATCTGACCATTTGGTGGTTTTGTATCGCACTGTGTTATTCTCACAAACAACATGACAGACATCACACGATGGAAGATTATGACATGTCTCACAATAACCCTCGATGATCAATTGGTTTCTTTGTTTGAGACATCTTACACATTTTGGAATAATGAGATCCTAAATTgagttagacatttttttttaaaactctagtCACTTGGGTACAGAACACTAAAAAGAACTTACACTATTAAAGCCCAGTTCGATGTTACTACCTAGAGCTCTAGCAATAACTGTGGTAGTGTCGTCTATTGAGGCACCGcatattttaactattttcatATCATCTTCGGAATATTTAGATATATCCAACTTGGTGccttaaaaacaagaattaataaaagaaaaaacggaaaaaagaagaCTTTTTGAACCCTTACCCATTGCTCTAAGTTTAGATTGAAGTATAAGTCTTTGTATACCAAAGGTTTGTTTCATGTCATACCAATACTgtaaataacaataatcaaaatttattaccaaatttaTCGGAGAAAGAAAATcaagcaaataatttaagttaaagTAAGTACCTTCTTCCATTCTAAGGCTCCCATATATGCTCCAGGTTGAATTGCATTACATTTTAATGTAACTTGTGACCAAACCCCTTGTCGCTCAACTAATGATGTTTGAGGTGATAGGATCTTAAACCgattattcaataaaattgtaagtagttcatttttttgattttcatttggCTGATTGGCTGGATTTGGCTGaaaagttttggttttatttgaattaaaaaatagaactaATATCCATACAACcaaagatttaatttattttgtatgtaaatatgTTTGTAGCTTACAATTCGAAAATTATTATGCAAATGTGGTtcgaattttattaaatcttcATGATGTATCCAATTGGGCGATgttgaagaaaaataagtttgtatcAGAGAACTCCATCGGTTCGCGCAATCTGAAACTGAATGATAAGTTTTGGCgtatagtaatttttgttttgtaaacaaaataaataaaaaagagatatGACAACTCGTGGAAACTAgactattaattaaaattgtctgCTCATCAGCTTATATGATATACAGTTTAAACAGTAAAGTTGTAGACCTTTCGAATTAATCGGTACGAGAAAGAAGCTGAGTAAGTAGTTGCACCAGCAGATGACGTAGATAAAGAACTGACGCTAAGACGTTAGAAATGAAAACCGAGTATGAATAATTTTTAGGGTGCTACTAGATGAGGACATTTGTAGTCTTTCAAAGAGGGAATCAGGCTAATATGTTTGCATAACGTCTGCTTTTAAAGTCGCATTTACAATACAATTCACACTCGTAAGTCAGATTTGGTAAAATTAAGGTGTAAAATGTTGTGACAAATGTAATTAGCGGGATGTTCCGTATGGTTTCTTTGTTGTTGATGTGTGTGCATCAATTAAATGTCCTATTAAAAGTCATGCCCAAATTTAGTATTATATTGACATATTTTAAGACTTATTCGATTAAAATTACATGAGGAACTTAAGGCAAATCAAGAGGCTTATGACTGATCCTGATCACTATACACTTACATTTTGACAATCTAAGAAACAATTTGTTCTTCTTTGACCAAAAAGCTCATTAATATATAAGAAGTAAAGCAAAGGACCTAGGAGCCTTGCGGTACACTCTTAACGATAAGAAGAAAATAGatttctttaaatacaaaaacaacctGTTTTCAGTTACTTGGATATGAGAAAAGCAAATTAGCTAGAATAGGGCAAAAAGAATGGTTAGTTAGGAGTTGATGGCATATGATTTCATGGCTAAAGGTGTCAAATGCTTTAGAGAAGTCTGGCAGTACGAGAGTAGTTACATTGCCTCTGTCGAAAGCATCTTTTATATCATCAACAACATTGATTAGTGCTATTATGCATCTATGTATAGAGCGAAAACAAGTAGTATTCATATTTCAGTTTCAAGTGTCGTTGATTTTTGAAGCAAATGCATGGTAAGGTCAAATGCTTATTGTGCATATTGTTTAAATATCGATAGAACGTTATCGATTATCGAAGTATGGTTGGATGTATAAGAagtcaaataattttgtgtataaataggaataataaaaatatattaaaacactcaaaaatcTGGAGCCAACGAAGTCGATTCTTTTACTTGGCAACTCGCCGGAGGTTCGATTAAGTTAAGTTCAGTAGTTCAGACGCCCTACAGAACTATCCGCTTTTGGGTTACGGTATACTTGGCTACTCGCCGGACCAAGTCTGCTCTACGGAAACAACACATATGCTGAACCTCCACGACTCACAATCAGGGGTACAAACGTTACAAAATACTTTTGATAGAATTGGTAGTACTGAAAAAGGTCGATATTCATTGCCCAactgatt
It encodes:
- the LOC129939094 gene encoding formin-J-like translates to MADTFQTKTQTEVEQEFETKLIRTVYNLRWLYDKNHPDFNNAAKNRLTWARVSNTLQRPISDCANRWSSLIQTYFSSTSPNWIHHEDLIKFEPHLHNNFRIPNPANQPNENQKNELLTILLNNRFKILSPQTSLVERQGVWSQVTLKCNAIQPGAYMGALEWKKYWYDMKQTFGIQRLILQSKLRAMGTKLDISKYSEDDMKIVKICGASIDDTTTVIARALGSNIELGFNSDLIIPKCVRCLKQRNQLIIEGYCETCHNLPSCDVCHVVCENNTVRYKTTKWSDKAKSLLPKITASVDAITVCFSCSLELNKKATVEWKACRICESEQPNLELLFGSSNNNLRRALINITNIAISETDGLPGYICKCCKIQIQQLNNFYTKFCRIQIKLKNIHSTYFIGNSVHLTLLKDSKDGKVVCLNVNENSNDKQDSMIPDISLQKDPSVPAGASESTTTTTKNIPYKISQVQQVNQFPSYKVTTAVPATPSNATGQLKRVSIQKIVKADGTPIGTMATTEVKNRALPINPPLAIKEIFSLQPSSAQKPKTSSKSNVKIIPTPALQQAKMHGVFSNETLTVTRKIIDVPATGAAASPSTTAAATPPPTTIPTPSPINTKQTISIVNRANGNSVTLPPNNPITLHRGFTLTKRPAAPATGIAQAEPNCTTLTKPIDLQSKPSPTPPLTLPPSTSIIITPKASSATKPAIFTVSDYETIEDAPPVFCIPKKNIPVENNTSEAEAEKQLMNFNPSSAPIIKSEVLDPEECIIKEPRGVIQDLPDPPLQSQLQQLPPTQPTMTPTTSIENIPGLPPLINEMEPITNAAGMKIIRLNGAMVAVKPHPHISGAFIPVDLNNPTEISPGKSNRIPTYIRKVETLQKSELTTSNKVLKKSQTMTDGKSVLLPRKPPAPKAIKSVQGPENVQYNQSTPDTSVLVNSEQEEQFMQSQPLQNKELSHQQQLLQLQMQQQKLQRQLDQQLQKQKLQQGQLQQQLRQPQQQVQQQQKPPQQNQQLQQEQQQQQGIKKARKYWGNVDEFHVANTPTKTPLPPPSKSFSQLSSTMPTIQQQRPIEPALEPMQRTPLAPPWVEERKTPTPAEDPLQISANLTNVKIKQEVPDNDAGDVSIVEPSERTPGMFYPDSFELENVTFGVDVSLMINSIMIQQNSIIDNNSMDGNNFDKFINPAFPISYGKRKQQTEGTKVDNKQNENKKIKTEGQSNTGAEAKTVAKVANASGEEETKKKQEKDDENKKEKERGKEKETETETETETETETEKINEIDDLKKQSSMVCGVKIKKFCIRLKRGKEPKLVARPKRLCTLQSTNLRSSSPATTPTSTPTLTSTPTTTPTLTPTSTPVVLLPKRKSLRLNHA